In Rickettsiella endosymbiont of Aleochara curtula, one genomic interval encodes:
- the guaB gene encoding IMP dehydrogenase, with protein MKMILEGLTFDDILLLPNHSMVLPKDVSLETQLTSKINLKIPLISAAMDTVTEAKLAIALAQEGGLGIIHKNMSIEAQTQQIRKVKNFENGMVRNPITVAPETTLREVLKLMATYSISGIPVIEKDQLVGIVTHRDIRFEESLDQPASQVMTPKEQLITAKEQATPEEIINLLHRHRLEKILIVDDQFRCRGLMTAKDLQKTKEKPFATKDLRGQLCVGAAVGIGINAKERAAALIATGADIICVDTAHGHAQSVLDMVKWLKTEYPDVSLIAGNIATADAALALATAGADAIKVGVGPGSICTTRIVTGVGVPQITAIMNVATALKGKPVTIIADGGIRYSGDLCKALAAGAHAVMIGSLFAGTEEAPGEIELYQSQPYKAYRGMGSLGAMQQGSSDRYFQDALESNKLVPEGIEGRIPYKGPLQTVIHHLLGGVRAGMGYTGSVDIADLHKKAQFIKLTSAGIRESHVHNVAITKEAPNYYRED; from the coding sequence ATGAAAATGATTCTAGAAGGTTTAACGTTTGACGATATACTACTACTCCCTAATCATTCGATGGTTTTACCCAAAGACGTATCGCTAGAAACGCAATTAACCTCTAAAATTAATTTGAAAATTCCTTTGATCTCCGCTGCTATGGATACAGTGACGGAAGCTAAGCTTGCGATAGCGCTTGCTCAAGAAGGTGGTTTAGGCATCATTCATAAAAATATGTCCATAGAAGCCCAAACCCAACAAATTAGAAAAGTAAAAAATTTTGAAAATGGAATGGTAAGAAATCCTATTACCGTCGCTCCGGAAACAACTTTACGAGAAGTACTTAAACTAATGGCTACTTATTCAATTTCAGGGATACCTGTTATCGAAAAAGACCAGTTAGTAGGTATTGTCACACATAGAGACATTCGGTTCGAAGAAAGCTTAGATCAACCTGCTTCCCAAGTAATGACCCCTAAAGAACAACTCATTACGGCTAAAGAACAGGCTACACCGGAAGAGATAATAAATTTACTACACCGACATCGCTTAGAAAAAATCTTGATTGTCGACGACCAATTTCGTTGTCGAGGCTTAATGACAGCAAAAGATTTACAAAAAACTAAAGAAAAACCCTTTGCTACTAAAGACCTACGCGGCCAGTTATGCGTAGGAGCGGCTGTAGGCATTGGTATCAACGCAAAAGAACGTGCGGCGGCATTGATTGCAACAGGTGCCGATATTATCTGTGTTGATACTGCACATGGCCATGCTCAAAGCGTTCTCGACATGGTTAAATGGTTAAAGACTGAATATCCTGATGTTTCTCTCATTGCCGGAAATATTGCTACTGCTGATGCAGCACTAGCCCTAGCGACTGCAGGCGCAGATGCCATAAAAGTAGGGGTAGGGCCTGGTTCAATTTGTACAACTAGAATCGTGACGGGTGTGGGTGTCCCTCAAATTACAGCCATCATGAATGTTGCTACGGCCCTAAAAGGCAAGCCAGTAACCATTATTGCTGATGGTGGAATTCGTTATTCAGGCGATCTTTGTAAAGCATTGGCCGCAGGCGCGCATGCCGTCATGATAGGCAGCTTGTTTGCTGGCACTGAAGAGGCTCCTGGAGAAATAGAGCTTTATCAAAGCCAACCTTACAAAGCTTATCGCGGCATGGGCTCTCTAGGAGCTATGCAACAAGGGTCATCTGATCGTTATTTTCAAGATGCTTTGGAATCAAACAAACTAGTTCCTGAAGGCATAGAGGGAAGAATACCTTACAAAGGACCTTTACAAACGGTTATTCACCATTTACTGGGTGGAGTTAGGGCCGGCATGGGATATACAGGAAGCGTTGACATTGCCGATCTTCATAAAAAGGCACAATTTATAAAACTAACTTCTGCTGGCATAAGAGAAAGCCATGTGCACAATGTAGCAATTACTAAAGAAGCTCCAAATTATTACAGAGAAGATTGA